The sequence below is a genomic window from Ottowia sp. SB7-C50.
CGTGCGCCTCGTGCACCGCCTTGTGCGCCAGCATGGGCTGGCCGACGATGTCGCCGATGGCGAAGATGTGCGGCGCGTTGGTGCGCATCTGGATGTCGACGTTGATGAAGCCGCGGTCGGTCACCGCCACGCCCGCCTTGTCGGCGCCGATCTTCTTGCCGTTGGGACTGCGACCGACGGCTTGCAGGACCAGGTCGTAGGTTTGCGGCGCCGGGGCGCCCTCGCCTTCAAAGCTGACCTCGATGCCCGCATCGGTCACCTTGGCGGCCACCGTCTTGGTCTTGAGCATGATGTTGTCGAAGCGCGGCGCGTTGAGCTTCTGCCACACCTTCACCAGGTCGCGGTCAGCGCCCTGCATCAGGCCGTCGAGCATTTCGACCACGTCCAGGCGCGCGCCCAGCGTGCTGTACACCGTGCCCATCTCCAGGCCGATGATGCCGCCGCCCAGGATGAGCATCTTCTTGGGCACCGATTTCAGCGCCAGCGCGCCGGTGGAGTCGACCACGCGCGGGTCTTCGGGCATGAAGGGCAGGCGCACGGCCTGCGAGCCGGCGGCGATGATGGCGCGCTTGAACTGAACCACCTGCTTCTTGCCGGTTTTCTCCTGGCCGGTGCCGCTGGTTTCTTCCACTTCCAGGTGGTTGCTGCCGACGAAGGAGCCGTAGCCGCGCATCGTGGTGACCTTGCGCATCTTGGCCATGGCGCCCAGGCCGCCGGTCAGCTTGCCGATGACCTTCTCTTTGTGGGCGCGCAGCTTGTCGATGTCGAGTTTGGGCGCGCCGCCGTAGTCGATGCCCAGCGCGGCCAGGTGGCTGACTTCGTCCATCACCGCCGCCACGTGCAGCAGCGCCTTCGACGGGATGCAGCCGACGTTCAGGCACACGCCCCCCCAGTTGCGCGTAACGCTCGACCAGCACGACCTTCAGGCCCAGATCGGCCGCGCGGAAGGCCGCCGAGTAGCCGCCGGGGCCGCCACCCAGCACCAGCACATCGCAGTCCAGGTCGGCCTGGCCGCTGTAGGCCACGCCGGGGGCGGCACTGACGGGCGTCGGCGCCGGCGCAGGCGCTGCACTTTGTGTAGCGGCTGGCGCTGATGGAGCGGGCGCTGGCGCCGGTTTTGGCTCGGCAGCGGCGCCTTCGGCGTCGAGCACCAGCACCACCGTGCCTTCGTTCACCGTGTCGCCCAGCTTCACGGCCAGCGACTTCACGACGCCGGCGTGGCTGGAGGGAATCTCCATGCTCGCCTTGTCGGACTCGACGGTGATCAGGCTCTGCTCCACCTTCACGGCGTCGCCGGGCTTGACCAGCACTTCGATGACGGCGACGTCCTTGAAGTCGCCAATGTCGGGCACCTTGACTTGAATTTCTGCCATGTCGTCAGCTCCCGATCACAACAGCACGCGGCGGAAGTCGCCGAGGATCTGGCCAAGGTAGGCGTTGAAGCGCGCAGCCGCCGCACCGTCAATCACGCGGTGGTCCCACGTCAGCGACAGCGGCAGCATCAGGCGCGGCTGGAAGGCCTTGCCGTCCCACACCGGCTCGATGTTCGAGCGGCACACCCCCCAGGAACGCCACCTCGGGCGCGTTGATGATGGGCGTGAAGTAACGCCCGCCAATGCCGCCCAGCGACGAGATGGTGAAGGTCGCGCCGCTCATGTCGGCCGGGCCCAGCTTGCCGTCGCGCGCCTTCTTGGCCAGCGCGCCCATTTCTTCGCTGATCTGAAGCACGCCCTTCTTGTCGGCGTCCTTGATGACGGGCACGACCAGGCCGTTGGGCGTGTCGGCGGCAAAGCCGATGTGCCAGTAGCTCTTGTAGATCAGCGCGTCGCCGTCCAGGCTGGAGTTGAACTCGGGAAACTTCTTCAGCGCGGCCACGCAGGCCTTGATGAGGAAGGCGAGCATCGTCACCTTGACGCCGCTCTTCTCGTTCTCCTTGTTGGTGGAGACGCGGAAGGCTTCGAGATCGGTGATGTCGGCGTCGTCGTGGTTGGTGACGGCCGGAATCATGATCGCGTTGCGCAGCAGGTTGGCGCCGCTGATCTTCTTGATGCGGCTCATCTCCTTGCGCTCGATCGGGCCGAACTTGGCAAAGTCGACCTTCGGCCACGGGATCAGGTTTAGCTCGCCGCCACCCGTCACCGCGCCACCGCCGGCGGCCGGCGCGGCGCCCTGCGCCTTGGTGCGCGCGGTGCCGGCCATGACGGCCTTGGTGAAGTTCTGGATGTCGTCCTGCGTGATGCGGCCTTTGGGGCCAGTGCCGCTCACCTCATCGAGCGGCACGCCGAGTTCGCGCGCAAACTTGCGCACGGACGGGCTGGCGTATGGCAGGCCGATGGGCGGCTTGGTCGGGTCGTGTGCAGCAGCGGCAGCCGGCGCGGCGGACGCCGATGCCGCGGCGGGTGCGGCCACCGGGGCGGCAGCCGGTGCGGCCGGTGCGGGTGCGGGGGCCGCAGGCGCAGGCGCGCCGGCGGGCGCGGCGGCCGAGCCTTGCAGTATGGCGATCAGGTCACCCATGTTGACGGTGTCGCCCACCTTGATCTTCATGTCCTGGATTACACCGGCGTGGCTGGAGGGGATCTCCATCGACGCCTTGTCCGATTCGACGGTGATCAGGCTCTGCTCGACCTTGACGGTGTCGCCGGGCTTGACGAACACCTCGATCACGGCGACGTCCTTGAAGTCGCCGATGTCGGGCACGCGCACTTCCACCGGGCCGCTGGCGGCCGCGGGCGCGGCACCGCCGGCACCCGCGGTGTCGGCCGCGCGCGCCTGGGCCGAGGCTTCGCTGGCGCCCGGAACGACTTCGCTGCCGCCCACCGGCGGCTCGGCGTTGGCTGCAGCGTCGGCTGCACCGGCGCCGCTGGCCTCCAGCACGAGCACCACGGAACCTTCGTTCACCGTGTCGCCCACCTTGACCTTGAGTTCCTTCACCACGCCGGCGGCGCTGGACGGAATCTCCATCGACGCCTTGTCGCTTTCCACCGTGATGAGGGACTGTTCGACCTTGACCGTGTCGCCGGCCTTGACCAGCAGTTCGATGACGGCCACATCCTTGAAGTCGCCGATGTCCGGGACCTTGACTTCCACCAATGCCATGTCTTGTCTCCCTCAGGCGTACAGCGGGTTGATCTTGTCGGTCTTGATGCCGTAGCGCTGGATGGCCTCGGCCACCCGGCTCATCGGCAGCTTGCCCTCGTCGGCCAGCGCACGCAGCGCGGCGACAACGAGGTAGTGCCGGTTCACCTCGAAGTGCTCGCGCAGCTTGCTGCGGAAATCGGAGCGGCCGAAGCCGTCGGTGCCCAGCACCATGTAGCGGCGGCCCACGCCCTTGTCGTCCTTCGGCAGGAAGGGGCGGATCTGCTCGACGAAGCTCTTCATGTAGTCCGTCGACGCCACCACCGGCCCGGCGTGCGCGGCCAGCTGTTGCGCCACGAAAGGCACGCGCTGCGGTTCGGTCGGGTGCAGCAGGTTCCAGCGCTCGCAGTCCTGGCCTTCGCGCGCCAGTTCGTTGAAGCTGGGGCAGCTCCACACGTCGGCGCCCACGCCCCAGTCCTTCAGCAGCAGTTCCTGTGCGGCGATCGACTCGCGCAGGATGGTGCCCGAGCCGAGCAGCTGCACGCGCGCGGCGCCAGCGCCGGCGTCGCTGCCGGGCTTGCACAGGTACATGCCCTTGATGATCTGTTCTTCGGTGCCGGGCTGCAGGCCGGGCATGGCGTAGTTTTCGTTCAGCAGCGTCAGGTAGTAGTAGACGTTGTCCTGCTGTTCGACCATGCGCTTCAGGCCGTGGTGCAGGATCACGCCCACTTCGTGCGCGAAGGTCGGGTCGTACGACACGCAGTTGGGCACCGTGCCGGCCAGGATCTGGCTGTGGCCGTCTTCGTGCTGCAGGCCCTCGCCGTTGAGCGTGGTGCGCCCGCTGGTGCCGCCCAGCAGGAAGCCGCGCGCCTGCATGTCGCCGGCGGCCCAGGCCAGGTCGCCGATGCGCTGGAAGCCGAACATCGAATAGAACACGTAGAACGGCATCATGATGCGATTGCTCGTGCTGTAGCTGGTGGCGGCGGCAATCCAGCTGGCCATGCCGCCGGCTTCGTTGATGCCTTCCTGCAGGATCTGGCCGGCCTTGTCTTCCCGGTAGTACATCACCTGGTCGCGGTCGACCGGGGTGTAGAGCTGGCCTTTCGGGTTGTAGATGCCGATCTGGCGGAACAGGCCTTCCATGCCGAAGGTACGTGCCTCGTCCACCAGGATGGGCACCACGCGCGGGCCGAATTCCTTGTCGCGCAGCAACTGCGTCAGAAAGCGCACGAAAGCCTGCGTCGTGCTGATCTCGCGGCCTTCGGCCGTGGGCTCCAGCACCGCCTTGAAGGTGTCGAGCGGCGGAATGGTGAAGCGCTCGTCCGACACCGGGCGGCGCTGCGGCAGGTAGCCGCCCAGCGCCTGGCGGCGTTCCTGCAGGTACCTCATCTCCGGCGTGTCGTCGGCCGGCTTGTAGTACGGCAGCTTGTCCAGTTCGCTGTCGGGCACGGGGATGTTGAAGCGGTCGCGGATGTAGCGGATGTCCTCGTCCGACAGCTTCTTGGTCTGGTGCACGGTGTTGCGGGCTTCACCCGCCTTGCCCATGCCGTAGCCCTTGATGGTCTTGACCAGCAGCACCGTGGGCTGGCCCTGGTGGTGGTGGGCGGCGTGGAAGGCGGCGTACACCTTCTCCGGGTCGTGGCCGCCGCGGCGCAGTTCGAACACTTCCTCGTCGGTCATGTGCTCGACCAGCTTGGCGGTCTCGGGGTACTTGCCGAAGAAGTGCTTGCGCACGTAGGCGCCGTCGTTGGCCTTCATGGCCTGGTAGTCGCCGTCCAGTGTTTCCATCATCAGCTGACGCAGCTTGCCGGACTTGTCGCGTGCCAGCAGCTCGTCCCAGCCCTTGCCCCAGATCAGCTTGATGACGTTCCAGCCGCTGCCGCGGAATTCGCCTTCCAGTTCCTGGATCACCTTGCCGTTGCCGCGCACCGGGCCGTCCAGGCGCTGCAGGTTGCAGTTGACGACGAAGATCAGGTTGTCCAGCCCTTCGCGCGCGGCCAGGCCGATGGCGCCCATGCTCTCGGGCTCGTCCATCTCGCCGTCACCCAGGAACACCCACACCTTGCGCTTGGCCGTGTCGGCAATGCCGCGCGCGTGCAGGTACTTGAGGAAGCGCGCCTGGTAGATCGCCATCAGCGGGCCCAGGCCCATGCTGACGGTGGGGAACTGCCAGAAGCGCGGCATCAGCTTGGGGTGCGGGTAGCTGGACAGGCCCTTGCCATCGACTTCCTGGCGGAAGTTGTCCATCTGCTCTTCGGTGATGCGGCCTTCGAGGTAGGCGCGCGCGTAGATGCCGGGCGCGCTGTGGCCCTGGATGTAGAGGCAGTCGCCGCCGTGGTCGCCGCTGTCGGCGTGCCAGAAGTGGTTGAAGCCTGCGCCCAGCATGGACGCCAGCGAGGCGAAGGAGCCGATGTGGCCGCCCAGGTCGCCGCCGTCGGCGGGGTTCAGGCGGTTGGCGCGCACCACCATGGCCATGGCGTTCCAGCGCATGTAGGCGCGCAGGCGCTTTTCGATGGCGATGTTGCCGGGCGAGCGCGCTTCCTGCGCCGGCTCCAGCGTGTTCACATAGCCGGTGGTGGCCGAAAACGGCAGGTCGATGCTTTGCTGGCGCGCGTGTTCCAGCAGTTCTTCCAGCAGCTCGTGGGCGCGCTCGGGGCCTTCGCGCTCGATCACGGCAGAGAGCGCATCCAGCCACTCTCGGGTTTCCTGGGCGTCTATCTCTGCAGCGGCAACGGAATTTGCCTTGGGATCCTCGGACATCGCTTGTCTCCTCGTCTTTCTATGTCGATGAAGGTCATTGTGAATCAAGCCGCGATCATCGCACAAACTCCGTATTTTTCAAATAGAGAATTTAAATATCACAATACGAAATATCACTGGTTTTGAGCCCCATCACGGGCCGGCAATCACCGTACCACTACACTGGCCGCCCATGCCGACCCACAGCGCCGCCACCGTGCTCGACCCCAGCGCATCGCGCCCCTGGTGGCAGCGCGGCCTGCTGGCGCAGGACCGCATCGCCCATCTGGCGCCGCTGGCGGCGGTGCTTTTGTTCCTGGCCGCCATCGTGTCGGCCTTCTGGTACCTGCGCCTCGAAGAAGTGCGGCGCGAGCAGGAAGCGGTCAAGCGCGACGTCGAATACAGCCAGCAGCGCCTGCGCCTGCGGCTGCTGGAGCGGCAGGAGCAGCTGATGCGGCTGGCACGCGACATGGCCGACCGCGAGATGTCGACACTGCAGTTCGACTTTCGCGCCGAGGCGCTGGTGTCGCAGTTCCCCGAGCTGGTGGCGCTGAGCTGGCTGGACCAGAACCGCCAGTTCCGCGCCAGCCAGGCGTCGCCCAGCGTGTCGCCGGTGCGTGACTGGGTGTCCGAAGGTCAGCTGAAACCCGGCGACGCTGAAATCGGCTACGGCCTGGCCAAAGACCTGCGCCAGCCCGTCTATACCCAGCCGCACGCCACGCCCGGCAGTGAGCCCGAGCTGTACCTGCACGTACCCATCACCCCGCGCGGCGAATTCGCCGGCACGCTGCTGGCCGAATACTCGGTCGACGGCCTGCTGCGCTACAGCGTGCCGGCCGAAGTGCTGGCCAAGTATGCGGTGGCGCTGCTCGACGCCAAGGGCCAGCTGCTGGCCGGGCAGACCATTCCGGATCGCCAGGGCCTGGCCGAGCAACTGCCGTGGGCGGGCAAGGTGAACGAGTTCGAAATTCCCGTCTCGCCCGTCGGCAACGGGCTGGTGCTGCGAGCGCAGGCCTGGCGCACGTCGCAGGGCGTGGTGGGCGGCACGCTGTTCTGGCTGGTCGCCGTGCTGGCGACGATGACGGCGTGGATGCTGATCGCCAACTGGCGCCAGTCGCAGCGCCGCCAGCAGGCGCAGCAGGCGCTGCAGGCCGAAACCAGCTTCCGCCGCGCGATGGAGAACTCCATGCTCACCGGCATGCGCGCGCTCGATCTGCAAGGCCGCATCACCTACGTCAACCCCGCCTTTTGCCAGATGACCGGCTGGAGCGAGGACGAGCTGATCGGCCAGACCGAGCCCTTCAGCTACTGGCCGCCCGAGGACCACGACGCGCTGTCGGCGCGCCTGAACGACGAGCTGGACGGCGGCGCCGAATCGTCGGGCTTTCAGATGCGGGTGCAGCGCAAGGACGGCACCGTGTTCGACGCCCGGCTGTACGTGTCACCGCTGATCGACGCCACCGGCAAGCAGACCGGCTGGATGGCATCGATGACCGACATCACCGAGCCCAACCGCGTGCGTCGCCAGCTTTCGGCGTCGTATGAGCGCTTCACGACCGTGCTGGAAGCGCTGGATGCTTCGGTTTCCGTAGCGCCACTGGGCAGTGAGGAACTGCTGTTTGCCAACAAGCTGTACCGCCAGTGGTTCGACGCCACCACCAGCGGCCACCTGAAGCTGGTGGCGCGCGCCGGCACGCCCGAAACACAGCTGTCCGACGAAAGCCTGGACACGGTGGATTCGTTTGCCGGTCTGCCGATGGACAGCCTGACCACCACGCCGGTGGCCGAGCACGCCGAGGTCTACATCGAGCGCCTGGGCAAGTGGCTGGAAGTGCGTTCGCGCTACCTCAACTGGGTGGACGGGCGGCTGGCGCAGATGGTGATCGCCACCGACATCACCGCGCGCCGCCATGCCGAGGAGCAGGCCGCCGCGCAGGCCGAGCGCGCGCAGACCGCCAGCCGCCTCATCACCATGGGCGAAATGGCGTCCAGCGTGGCGCACGAACTGAACCAGCCGCTCACGGCCATCAGCAACTACTGCACCGGCATGATCTCGCGCATCAAGGGCGGCAGCATCAGCCAGGACGACCTGCTGGGCGCGCTGGACAAGACCGCGCGCCAGGCGCAGCGTGCCGGCCAGGTGGTGCAGCACATCCGCAGCTTCGTCAAGCGCAGCGAGCCGCGCCGCGAATGGGCCGAGGTGGCCACCATGATGGAACAGGTGCTGGAACTGGCCGACATCGAGCTGCGCCGACGCCAGATCCGGCTGACGCACCACATCGCTCCGGGTCTGCCCGCGATGTATGTCGACCCGATCCTGATCGAGCAGGTCGTCATTAACCTGATCAAGAACGGCGCCGAATCCATCGACGCCGCGCAGCGCGTCACCGGCAACCGCGTGGTCGACCTGCGCGTGATGCAGCGCGACGTCGAAGACCTGCCCACCATGCACTTCAGCGTGACCGATTCGGGCCGCGGCCTGTCGCCCGAAGCGCTGGCGCGGCTGTACGAAGCTTTCTTCTCCACCAAGGCCGAAGGCCTGGGCATCGGGCTCAATCTGTGCCGCTCGATCATCGAGTCGCACCAAGGCCGGATCAGCGCGGAGAACCTCTACAATGCCGGCCAAGTCGTGGGCTGCCGCTTCAGTTTCTGGATCCCGGTGGGCCCCGTTCCGGATGCGCTGGCATCCACCCCGAACGCCAGGACAGTTGCATGAGTTTGATCCCGAAGCGAGGCACGGTTTATGTGGTGGACGACGACGAGGCCGTGCGCGATTCGGTGCAATGGCTGCTCGAAGGCCAGGCCTTCCGCGTGCGCTGCTTCGAATCGGCCGAAGTGCTGCTGGCCCGCTACGACCCGCGCGAAGTCGCCTGCCTGATCGTCGACATCCGCATGGACGGCATGAGCGGGCTGGAGTTACAGGACCGCCTGATTGAGCGCAACTCGCCGCTGCCCCTGGCCTTCATCACCGGCCACGGCGACGTGCCGCTGGCCGTCGACGCCATGAAGAAAGGCGCGATGGACTTCATCCAGAAGCCCTTCAAGGAAGACCACCTGGTTCCGCTGGTCGAGCGCATGCTGGAGCACGCGTGCACCACCTTCGCCGAACATCAGCAGGCCGCCACGCGCGACGCGCTGCTGGCCAAGCTGACGGGCCGCGAGGCGCAGGTGCTGGAACGGATCGTCGCCGGCCGCCTGAACAAGCAGATCGCCGACGACCTGGGCATCAGCATCAAGACGGTGGAGGCGCATCGCGCCAACATCATGGAAAAACTCGGCGCCAATACCGTGGCTGACCTGTTGAAAATTGCGCTGGGCCAGAACTCGGGCAAGACCTGAGCCGCGAGCCGCCATCCTCATACTCTTTTTTTGATAGCTGCTCGCGCTTTACTGACAAGCGCCAGCGGCTTTTTTGTTGATAAATCACCATGACAGCTCAATTGATTGACGGCAATGCCCTGGCGCAGCAGGTGCGCGGCGAAGTGGCCGGGCGCGTGGCCGCGCTGAAAGCCCGTGGCGTGCAGCCGCACCTCACCGTCATCCTGGTCGGCGAAGACCCTGCCAGCCAGGTCTACACGCGCAGCAAGGTGGCCGACAGCGAACAAACGGGCCTGGGCGCCACGCTGGAGCGCTACCCCGCCGACATGACGCAGGCCGACCTGCTGGCCCGCATCGCCGCGCTCAACGCCGACCCGGCAGTGCACGGCATCCTGGTGCAGTTGCCGCTGCCCCCGCACATGGACAGCCACGCCGTCATCGAAGCCATTGCGCCGCACAAGGACGTGGACGGCTTTCACGTCGCCAGCGCGGGCGCGCTGATGGTCGGCCAGCCCGGCTTTCGGCCCTGCACGCCCTACGGCTGCATGAAGATGCTCGAATCGATCGGCATGAAGGACCTGAAAGGCAAGCACGCCGTGGTCATCGGCCGCAGCAACATCGTCGGCAAGCCGATGGCCATGATGCTGCTGGCCGCCAACGCCACCGTCACCGTGTGCCACAGCGGCACGCCCGACCTGGGCGCGCTGACGCGCCAGGCCGACATCGTGGTCGCCGCCGTCGGCAAGCGCAACGTGCTGACGGCCCACATGGTCAGGCCCGGCGCGGTGGTGATCGACGTCGGCATGAACCGCGACGACGCGGGCAAGCTGTGCGGCGACGTGGACTTTGCCGCCTTGAAGGAAGTCGCCGGCTGGATTACCCCGGTGCCCGGTGGCGTCGGGCCGATGACGCGCGCGATGCTGCTGGTGAACACACTTGAAGCGGCTGAGCAAGCGGGTGGGTGAGACAAAACCCAACAGCCGGACGCAGAGGACGCAGAGATTTCGCAGAGAACGCAAAAGAAATTCAAAAAAATTTGGTTTTACTTTTGCGTCCTTTGCGAATCCTTTGCGTCCTCTGCGTCCGGCTGTTCGAATGCCCGAAGAATTCCACACAAATCAGGCTCCAGCGCAGGCCCAACAAGCGTAAGAAGCTATCGTTTTCATACCGTCGTGCTTGACATTGCACGCCCTGCCCCCACCTGACGCACCATGCCCAACCCCCTCCTCGACTTCACCGACCTCCCCCTGTTCGACCAGGTTCGCCCTGAACACGTGGGCCCCGCCATCGACCAGCTGCTGGCCGAATCCGAAGCCGCGCTCGAAGCCACTGTCGCGCCCGATTTGCCCGCCGACTGGCTGACGCTGTCGCGCACGCTCGACGTCGCGACCGAAAAGCTGGGCCGCGCCTGGGGCGTGGTCGGCCACCTGAACGCCGTCATGGACACGCCCGAGCTGCGCGCCGCCTACAACGCCGCGCTGCCCAAGGTGACCGAGTTCTGGACGCACCTCGGCAGCGACGAGCGCCTCTACGCCAAGTACAAGGCCATCGACCCCGCCGCCCTGAACGCCGAGCAGCGCCAGGCGCACAAGAACGCGCTGCGCGGCTTCTTGCTGGGCGGTGCCGAACTGCAGGGCGCGGCCAAGGAGCGCTACGCCGCGATTCAGGAAGAACAGGCCGCCC
It includes:
- a CDS encoding dihydrolipoyl dehydrogenase family protein, with the protein product MCLNVGCIPSKALLHVAAVMDEVSHLAALGIDYGGAPKLDIDKLRAHKEKVIGKLTGGLGAMAKMRKVTTMRGYGSFVGSNHLEVEETSGTGQEKTGKKQVVQFKRAIIAAGSQAVRLPFMPEDPRVVDSTGALALKSVPKKMLILGGGIIGLEMGTVYSTLGARLDVVEMLDGLMQGADRDLVKVWQKLNAPRFDNIMLKTKTVAAKVTDAGIEVSFEGEGAPAPQTYDLVLQAVGRSPNGKKIGADKAGVAVTDRGFINVDIQMRTNAPHIFAIGDIVGQPMLAHKAVHEAHVAAEVIAGELKGEEALAKSAFNARVIPSVAYTDPEVAWVGLTEDQAKAQGIKVKKGLFPWTASGRAIANGRDEGMTKLLFDDSPEAHGHGKILGGGIVGTHAGDMIGEVALAIEMGADAVDIGKTIHPHPTLGESIGMAAEVAHGSCTDLPPQRR
- the aceE gene encoding pyruvate dehydrogenase (acetyl-transferring), homodimeric type, with product MSEDPKANSVAAAEIDAQETREWLDALSAVIEREGPERAHELLEELLEHARQQSIDLPFSATTGYVNTLEPAQEARSPGNIAIEKRLRAYMRWNAMAMVVRANRLNPADGGDLGGHIGSFASLASMLGAGFNHFWHADSGDHGGDCLYIQGHSAPGIYARAYLEGRITEEQMDNFRQEVDGKGLSSYPHPKLMPRFWQFPTVSMGLGPLMAIYQARFLKYLHARGIADTAKRKVWVFLGDGEMDEPESMGAIGLAAREGLDNLIFVVNCNLQRLDGPVRGNGKVIQELEGEFRGSGWNVIKLIWGKGWDELLARDKSGKLRQLMMETLDGDYQAMKANDGAYVRKHFFGKYPETAKLVEHMTDEEVFELRRGGHDPEKVYAAFHAAHHHQGQPTVLLVKTIKGYGMGKAGEARNTVHQTKKLSDEDIRYIRDRFNIPVPDSELDKLPYYKPADDTPEMRYLQERRQALGGYLPQRRPVSDERFTIPPLDTFKAVLEPTAEGREISTTQAFVRFLTQLLRDKEFGPRVVPILVDEARTFGMEGLFRQIGIYNPKGQLYTPVDRDQVMYYREDKAGQILQEGINEAGGMASWIAAATSYSTSNRIMMPFYVFYSMFGFQRIGDLAWAAGDMQARGFLLGGTSGRTTLNGEGLQHEDGHSQILAGTVPNCVSYDPTFAHEVGVILHHGLKRMVEQQDNVYYYLTLLNENYAMPGLQPGTEEQIIKGMYLCKPGSDAGAGAARVQLLGSGTILRESIAAQELLLKDWGVGADVWSCPSFNELAREGQDCERWNLLHPTEPQRVPFVAQQLAAHAGPVVASTDYMKSFVEQIRPFLPKDDKGVGRRYMVLGTDGFGRSDFRSKLREHFEVNRHYLVVAALRALADEGKLPMSRVAEAIQRYGIKTDKINPLYA
- a CDS encoding PAS domain S-box protein, with the protein product MPTHSAATVLDPSASRPWWQRGLLAQDRIAHLAPLAAVLLFLAAIVSAFWYLRLEEVRREQEAVKRDVEYSQQRLRLRLLERQEQLMRLARDMADREMSTLQFDFRAEALVSQFPELVALSWLDQNRQFRASQASPSVSPVRDWVSEGQLKPGDAEIGYGLAKDLRQPVYTQPHATPGSEPELYLHVPITPRGEFAGTLLAEYSVDGLLRYSVPAEVLAKYAVALLDAKGQLLAGQTIPDRQGLAEQLPWAGKVNEFEIPVSPVGNGLVLRAQAWRTSQGVVGGTLFWLVAVLATMTAWMLIANWRQSQRRQQAQQALQAETSFRRAMENSMLTGMRALDLQGRITYVNPAFCQMTGWSEDELIGQTEPFSYWPPEDHDALSARLNDELDGGAESSGFQMRVQRKDGTVFDARLYVSPLIDATGKQTGWMASMTDITEPNRVRRQLSASYERFTTVLEALDASVSVAPLGSEELLFANKLYRQWFDATTSGHLKLVARAGTPETQLSDESLDTVDSFAGLPMDSLTTTPVAEHAEVYIERLGKWLEVRSRYLNWVDGRLAQMVIATDITARRHAEEQAAAQAERAQTASRLITMGEMASSVAHELNQPLTAISNYCTGMISRIKGGSISQDDLLGALDKTARQAQRAGQVVQHIRSFVKRSEPRREWAEVATMMEQVLELADIELRRRQIRLTHHIAPGLPAMYVDPILIEQVVINLIKNGAESIDAAQRVTGNRVVDLRVMQRDVEDLPTMHFSVTDSGRGLSPEALARLYEAFFSTKAEGLGIGLNLCRSIIESHQGRISAENLYNAGQVVGCRFSFWIPVGPVPDALASTPNARTVA
- a CDS encoding response regulator transcription factor, producing MSLIPKRGTVYVVDDDEAVRDSVQWLLEGQAFRVRCFESAEVLLARYDPREVACLIVDIRMDGMSGLELQDRLIERNSPLPLAFITGHGDVPLAVDAMKKGAMDFIQKPFKEDHLVPLVERMLEHACTTFAEHQQAATRDALLAKLTGREAQVLERIVAGRLNKQIADDLGISIKTVEAHRANIMEKLGANTVADLLKIALGQNSGKT
- a CDS encoding bifunctional methylenetetrahydrofolate dehydrogenase/methenyltetrahydrofolate cyclohydrolase; this encodes MTAQLIDGNALAQQVRGEVAGRVAALKARGVQPHLTVILVGEDPASQVYTRSKVADSEQTGLGATLERYPADMTQADLLARIAALNADPAVHGILVQLPLPPHMDSHAVIEAIAPHKDVDGFHVASAGALMVGQPGFRPCTPYGCMKMLESIGMKDLKGKHAVVIGRSNIVGKPMAMMLLAANATVTVCHSGTPDLGALTRQADIVVAAVGKRNVLTAHMVRPGAVVIDVGMNRDDAGKLCGDVDFAALKEVAGWITPVPGGVGPMTRAMLLVNTLEAAEQAGG